AATCTCCATCAGAGGGCTTGTTAGTGCATTAACCTTGGCGATCTTATTCTGTTCCTTAAGGAGCCTCTGGTTTACCCCGCGGAAAGATTCCTTCTCCCTGTCCTGCTGATTGTAAACTTTCACTGCCCTGAGCCCGTTTACAGATTCATCAAGTTTTGAGAGCATCTGACCCCAGCTAACGAGAGATTTTCTTGTGGCCTTTTTTATCCTTTTGCCGAGCTTGTTAATAGCAAATCCCAGAAAAGGTATTCCGCACAGGAAAACAAGCACAATCTGCCAGCTCAGCATAAACGCCATAACAAGACACATAAGCCCCTTTGCAGGTTCTCTGATAGCCTTTTCGAAAACTGTTTTAATCCCATTGCCAGCCATCTGAGAGTCCTGGAGGAACTTACTCACCGTGTCCGAGGAGCCCTTGAGCGAGAAGTAGCCTATGGGCATTTCCACTATGTGCGAAAAAACATCATTTCTCAGGTCTGCAAGACCGATATTAACCACCTTCTGTGATAAGTAACCTTGGAAAAATCGGCTTACACACCTTAGAACAGTCATGCCGGCAACGATCAACATCACCACCCGCATTGCCTCGCTTTTGCTGTCTTGCGAATTTGCCTGCGAAACCATACTCAAAAGTCCCTGAGATGCCCCGAGATAGAAGGGCGGAGCGTTGGCCTTTATTTCTGTTTTGTGTTCTGATTCCTCGCCGGAGTCTTCAAAGCTTACATACTTTATATAGAGCCGTTTATCCGCTCCGAGATTTGCCAGCTTATCGAGCATTTCTGAGGCCGCCATGCTCCCGGGATCGTCTCCGAAGTTCTTTTCAGAAACGTAAACTATCCTGTCGTTTGCCCGAAGTCCGCTTTTATAGCCCAGCTTGTCTTCTTCTGCCTTTGTGAGAAGCAGAAAGGTCGTGTAGCCGTTTTCGGGGTCTGAAAGCTCGGTATTATCAGGCACGTAAAAATCTATGCCGTATCTGTCGCTGCAGATTTTTCTGTGCGCCCAGCCGTGCAGGCCTTCCTGACCCATCATAACCTTCAAAAGCGGGATAACGGTCAGAAAGCTTGCCGAAAAGGTGAGGGCAATAACAAACACGCAGATAAGTATTACAATTATCCGAGGCCACTGTGGCCAGATATAATTTAACAGTCTCTTGAAATAATTCACAGATGAGAGTCCCTAATTGCGGGTTATCATTTTTAGTTTGAGCTCAGGATTTTATCCCGATTTCCTGCATAACCATCTTCATATCATCCCAAACTTTTTTTCGGTTTTCGGTGCTGTAGTTACGCAAGAGATATGCTGGATGGTAAGTGGGCATAAACTTTATTGTCTCGGTGCCGCCTTTTATCGTAAAATCGTGAAATCTCCCGCGGAGTTTTCCGATAGCGGTATCTGTATCAAGGAGTTCTTTAGCCGCATGAGAACCGAGAGCGACAATAATATCCGGTTCTATAACGGCAAGCTGCCTATAGAGATAATCTCTGCAAGCATCTTTCTCGCTTGCAAGAGGGTCTCTGTTGTTGGGCGGCCGGCATTTAATCACATTACATATAAACACATCTTCCCGAGTGAGTCTCATTGCGTTTATGATTTTTGTAAGAAGCTGCCCGGCCCTGCCTACAAAAGGCCTTCCGCTCTTGTCCTCATCGCCTCCCGGCCCCTCGCCTACGAACACTATACGCGCA
This window of the Sedimentisphaera salicampi genome carries:
- a CDS encoding ABC transporter ATP-binding protein, coding for MNYFKRLLNYIWPQWPRIIVILICVFVIALTFSASFLTVIPLLKVMMGQEGLHGWAHRKICSDRYGIDFYVPDNTELSDPENGYTTFLLLTKAEEDKLGYKSGLRANDRIVYVSEKNFGDDPGSMAASEMLDKLANLGADKRLYIKYVSFEDSGEESEHKTEIKANAPPFYLGASQGLLSMVSQANSQDSKSEAMRVVMLIVAGMTVLRCVSRFFQGYLSQKVVNIGLADLRNDVFSHIVEMPIGYFSLKGSSDTVSKFLQDSQMAGNGIKTVFEKAIREPAKGLMCLVMAFMLSWQIVLVFLCGIPFLGFAINKLGKRIKKATRKSLVSWGQMLSKLDESVNGLRAVKVYNQQDREKESFRGVNQRLLKEQNKIAKVNALTSPLMEILGLFAGIIGFLMALEWVLAGNMDETEFFAMLMLLGTSAESFRKASNVWNKLQQANAACERIFSLVDTEKERDTNRPAAPAKIEKEISFKDISFRYPGAKNDALKNVNLTVRKGENIAVVGSNGSGKTTLLNLLPRFYDPTSGEILIDGVNIQDMSLKGLREKIAVVSQKVITFHDTVSQNIAYGRPSASKDEIIQAAKLAYADEFIRSMPEGYDTFIGENGAGLSGGQLQRIVIARAILKDPEILIFDEAMSQVDADSEAKINRALEQLTTERTSFVIAHRFSTVINSDVIAVIHEGRIVDTGKHSELIERCQTYKNLYETQLLQ
- a CDS encoding uracil-DNA glycosylase encodes the protein MEKEKKAINQLLDIDNFFSGGFAVKGEGISQKLESSEDEAEKKISSVHAETTETENELSKSEQLEKIAEEVKVCTKCNLSQTRTFAVPGEGNPDARIVFVGEGPGGDEDKSGRPFVGRAGQLLTKIINAMRLTREDVFICNVIKCRPPNNRDPLASEKDACRDYLYRQLAVIEPDIIVALGSHAAKELLDTDTAIGKLRGRFHDFTIKGGTETIKFMPTYHPAYLLRNYSTENRKKVWDDMKMVMQEIGIKS